GGTACTGAACTTGAGTCGGAGAAGAAAATCCTTAAGCAGGAGATTGACATGATGTCGGAGCACTGTTCTCTTCTGCAAAAGGATAAGCTTGAACTTATGGAGATGAACAGGCAACACAAGTTGGAAGTATGTAAAGGAAAGCAGCAGGAGGAAGTATTAAAGGCTGAACTAGAAACTCTACATGCGAATCTTGCAAGTTTTCAGGGTTCTTACCTGGCATTGCAAGAAGAAAACTCCAAGGCACTTGGAGAAAACAGATCTTTACTCAAGAAAATTTCGGatctgaaagaggaaatgcatatACTTGAGGAGGAAAACAGTGAATCTCTCATGGAAGTACTTACTCTTAGTAACGTATCATCAGTTTTCAAGAGCTTTGGGACTGAGAAAGTTGAGGAACTTGAAGCACGTTCTGAAGATATCAGCTGTCTCCATGTGCATAACAATGACCTCAAGAAGAAGGTTGAGATGTTGGGGCAGAAGCTGGAAGCAAAAGAAGCAGAAAGTCTTCATCTTAATGATACAATTGAGAAGTTGCAACAGGAGCTGCAAGAAGGCAAAGACTTAACTCATCAATTGAACTATCAAATTTTAATTGGGCAGGATTTTCTCAGACAGAAAGCCGCTGAGCTTTTAGAAATGGAACAGAAGCTTAAGGCTGCTCACAACTTGAATGCAGAATTGTGCAGAACTGTTGAGGAACTGAAGAGGGAATGTGAAGAATCAAAAATGGCTAGAGAGAATATAGAGAAGCAGTTTCTTGAGCTTTCCAAAGATAGAATATTtcagaagaaggaaattgaatatcTTAAAGAAGCAAATGAAAATCTGGAATCAGAGGTGAGTAAATTATGCAAGGAAGTTGAAGAACGAAGGACTAGAGAAGAGAACTTGAGTTTGGAGTTGCAAGAGAGAAGCAATGAGTTTGAGCTCTTTGAAGCTGAGGCTTCATCATTCTATTTTGATCTTCAGATATCCTCCACACGAGAGGTTTTGCTTGAAAATAAAGTTCATGAATTGACTGCAGTCTGTGAGAATCTCGAAGATGAAAATGCAACCAAGGATATCAAAATTGAACTTATGAAAGAAAGATTTGGCTTCTTGGAAACTGAAATTGGAGAAATGAAGGCTCATTTGTCTGCATATGCTCCAGTCATAGCTTCTCTAAAAGACAACATAGAATCTCTTGAGCACAATGCCCTTCTTTGCACAAGATTTGTTGCGGCTTCCAATCATGGACAGATGGTAAAGTTCTTTCCCACCACAAGATTAACTTTGAAGCAATTTACTATATCAGAGTCCTTTTCCTCTCTTTTCAATGTTACAGCACAAAAAGAAGAAACTGATTTCATAGACCTTAACATAAGTTTTTTACGCCTAACCACCCAATTTACCTTCTACTTATGGAAACTTGATTATCTGACATGACAGATTTAAGATTTAAATTCTACTAGATTTTATAGTTGATTTACTAATTTTACATAAGTTTAAAATGCCCTGTGAGGATTTTAATAGGTTATTGCTCTTGTTCTTTGCAAATTTCATGATGGCAGAAATACATGTATGTCAGAACTCCAAACAAGTTGTCCCCTAGGGCCTAGTGTTGTCCCATTCAAATGTTCTGTATAGATAGTGTGCATAATAATATGTTAAATCTTCTTGTTGTGTCATCAGGGTGTGGAAATGGCTATTCAACCTCAGGAAATGAGCAAACAAGAACTCATATGTGATGAAACAGTGCCAGATGGAATTTCGGAATTGCTCAAGATACAAAATAGAATTAAAGCAGTTGAGAAGGCAGTGGTCAAAAAAATGGATAGGCATGTAATGCAGGAAAGAGAAAACACCAATGTCAAACTGGTGGAATCTAGAGGACACAAAGAAGAGATGGAGCTTGAAAATGAGCCCAGTAAAGCTGAAACTTCTGATGTGAAGACTGGGATTTTGATGAAAGACATTCCACTTGATCAGGTTTCAGACTGTTCATTGTACAGGAGGAGTAAGATGGAGAATTTTGAGACTGATAATCAAATGCTCAAGCTATGGGAATCTGCTGAGCAAGACTGTAGCCTTGATCCAGGGGCTTGTGTCACACAAAAGCAGGTTGCTGCACGGTTAGAGATTGTCAATGCACATCATCAGTTCAAAGATGCTAACCAGAAGGGTCAGAATCCCTCTTTAGAGTTACAGGTTGAGAGGGAAGTGGGCATTGATAAGCTAGAGGTGTCTACAAGCATCAATAAGGAGCCAAATCAAGATGGGAACAGAAGAAGGATATTGGAGCGACTTGCTTCTGATGCTCAGAAATTAATGTCTCTTCAAACAACTGTGGCAGATTTGAAGAACAAACTGGAGATGAACAAGAGGAGCAAGAAAGCCAATGATGCTGAATTTGAAAGAGTGAAAAGTCAGTTACAAGAAGTTGAGGAGGCTGTCATGCAGCTGGCTGATGCTAATGATCAACTGATAAAAGATATTGAAGAGAATCCCTCATCTTCAGAAGGAAAAACTTCAATAGCACCAGAAGAGACTGGCAATGTCCACAGAAAAAGACTGACAGAACAAGCACGGAAAGGATCTGAGCAGATTGGACGGCTGCAGTTTGAGGTCCAAGGCATCCAGTACCTTCTGCTGAAACTGGAGGGTAAAAATAAAAGCAAAGGTAAACACAGGTTTCCTGGAAGTAGAACAGGCATCCTCTTGAGGGACTTCATCTACAACGGTAGCAAGAAAAGTATCAGAAAGAGGAAGAAGGCTTGTTTCTGTGGATGTGCAAGACCTTCAACCCATGAAGATTGAGGCGACCACTCAAGGAGAAGCCGATTGATATTGTTAGCAAAACTTTACTTGAAACGTTCTTGATGATTAAGTGAACATTTCTTGGAATAGTTAGTTTGAATGTCAACCTAGCCTAGCAGAACAGTAAGAAATAGACTTATCTAGCAGTAATAAGCTGTTCCTGTCAGCATTTTTAATCTTATTAGTTCAGTTAAACAATATCAATGCGGTATAAACTCCTTAATTATCCAGTCCAATGCAGTAATTTTCTTGCTGCCAAATTCTTATTGAAGTAGAAAAGTGTGAAGAGACTCCATTTTTCATCTTAAGAGATGAAAATGAATACAAAATGCATGTATGATAGTGGATGACAAATTTACATGAACCATACAAATGGTTATATCATATGTACAAATGGTTATATCAGATGAAAGCAAAAAGCTGATGGACTGCATTCACCACATCAGTTTCCTTGCATTTATAGCACTTGCATGTTAAAACAACTTACGCTGGATATACAAACCAAATAAAACATCTGTAATAAGCACATATTCAAGAGATTACTGTTTATGGGCAGTAGTCCCAAAAATAATCTATGCATCGTCTAACACAGGTttgagaaaatttatatttataacaaTGATGCTATTGAGCTTTAAAAATGAAGGTAAATAAACAAAATTAGGGAAAAAAAATTACCATATTATACAATGACTTGAAGTGCTTGAACATTATGACTTACAAGAGTAAGAGAGCATATTATTGTACAAGAAGAGCTGAACTAACGCTCAACTACTACATCTGAAAGCAACAAAGGTTTAAAGAATTTCATCTAATCTTCATGGGAAAGATTTCATTTCAATGCTGGGGAGTGAGAGAAGGAAATGAAGGAATGGATTGCAATATCAACTTCCGGCCACTCCTTTGAGCAGGTGATGATCCTAAAATACTGTGAGGAGGAGAGACCCTCTTGCTGTTGGGAGAAGTCTTGATGCCATTGCTTGGAGAGTAGTTGCCTCTGAGGATCTCAGGCATATCATCATCATGAATGGTTTGTACTTGTGTCTCAAACTTTGGTTGAGGTCTGAGAATATTGGGTTTACCATATTTTTGGCTAGTATACAATCCAGAAGAAGATCCAATACTGAGAAAAGATCTTGGTGGTTTGCTCTTTGATGAAAATGGCGGCTGAAGCAATTGTCTGGCTCTGGCATTTGAAAAAACCATTAAGGATCTAAAAAGAATTAAGTAAAATTCGCAAGGCAATAAATAGCTCAGAAATAAAAACCTGCAAAACGCTAATGGTGTCATGGGAAGAGCAGAATTTGGATTTTGCTCTTCATTATTCTGGATTTCAGTTTTCTGTGAAATTTTGTCAACCCCACTCTTTTCATGTCCTTCTGTTTCATCTTCTGTTTCTGCTTCTGCTTCTATTTCTGCAGGAGCAGATCCTGAACTCCAAAAATATTTAAGTGCTTAAAAAATCCACGTTTTCAAATAATATCAGCATTAAGAACTATACTATTTTAATATCAGAAAACTGCTAAGGAAAAATTAGTGATGGTTCCAAGTAGAACTAAAGCAGTCATGAAAACTCACCATCCTTTCTACCAAATGCATTCTTACACCCTTCACATCTGCAGTTAATGGAGCATCCAACACCACCCTTCACGAGAAAACCATGGTAATGAATCAGTCTATATGAAGTACAAAAAGCATTGAGAGTATACTCCAAAGAGAAAAACCTGGTAGCATTCGCAGTATTTCTTTAGGCAACTAGATTTCTTGCAATTGCATCCTCTTTTATGTCTTGCTGAAGCAGGGGTTTTGCTGGATTCATCCTAGTTTGCAAAAGCACACAAATTAAGAAAGGAGTTCAACACAGTTAATGAAGGAAGCAGGCAAGCAAAAACTTCAAATTCCAACCCCAACTTCAGTTGCAGTTTCAGAGCTCCTAATCACTTTTGGAGCAAATGCAAGTGGGTTGCGAGATTCAATTTGTTTGCGGGTTGAAAGAACAGTATCTTCATGAATAGGCTTGTTGAAGCATTCTTGACATGAACATGGTTCTATGCAGTAGACACCAGCAGCAAAACACTCACAGTAACTGCAAGGAAAGCATACAATGTCAAAATATGTACATTATCTAGAGTATCCAATTTCTTTTTACTGGTTGAACATTCATAAAGCCGAAAGAAAAGAGCAGCCAAAGAACACATGGAGGAAAATCTAGTCATGCTTTATTTGCAGCAAGGACTTAGCTAATTAAGAGTAAAGACTGATGTTAAAAAAGGTCCACCACTGAAATCTAACCTAAACCTAAAGAATAGCATATGCATGTTATGATCACTAACTGAAAACTACATTGCATGGCTCCCGGCAATCAGGCTGCCAGTTCATAAAATCTATAGTTCCTGgtcaaatttaaactaaaaaaaaaaaaaaaaagaaaaacacttaCAGTTTCAAACACTTGGACTTCTTACAGTTACAACGCTTGCAGGCTTCACTTTCTCCTTCCAACTTAcgcctaaaaataaatttcaaaatcaCAATTAAgagtgaataataataataataataataataataataataataataataataataataacacttGAGTGATTAAGAACATGTACTGATAACCATATGAGAGTTTTGTAAAGGAGCATACCTCTTCTTTTTGGCGCTACTATGATTGAATTCTTCAGTAACTAAACAAGCAGATGCCTGAGGAACATCTTCCACAAATGGAGCTTCATTTTCAGTTGGATCAATGTCTATGTCAGTAGAAGCTAAAGACAACGATTCATTAAGTTCTTGACCAGAATTTTGGGAGGGAAAGGGAGCAACAGTGCTGGGCACACTTATTCCAGAAGACAAAGTTTCATGCTTCACATTTTTGCTATCCTTGGAAGTTATTGCCAAAGCATTTAAGTGCAAACCAATTCCAGGTAAAACACACCTTGAAGAATCACTGCCAGGCTTAAAAGGAACGAATCGCTTATCTATGGAGGCAATCTTCTCATCAGATTGCCCTCCTACAGAAGTAGTTAAATTTGAACTATCACCTAAGTTCTTCCTACGAGCTGCTGCCGTCTCAAAATCTAGACAACGCCTTCGTATGCCTCGATGCAAAATAGAAACTGCCTACAAACAGGCAGCCAAAGAAAAATGTTATCCAACCATTCAAAGGAGTTTGTCCTGTACTAATAATAGGAAGAAAACATGAGAATTCTCCAAGAGTAAAAAAGTCTATAAAGTTACAAAAAGACCAATGAACAAAGAAGCCATACATATCAGAAGGTTAGCTGGAGTTGGATGGTGTTTTGATGAAGTCTAGGAAATTGAAAATTCAATGAAATTTGCGGTACAGAATATGGTAATGATGCTGCTATCCTATACAAATATCAAATCTTGGTAGAATTTCTTTTCAAATATTGATTAACTAATTATGCTGATTGTAAGACAAACCATATTTGATTGTCTCACACATCACTTTTTTACATTTTATGTTGTAAACCTATATATCTTCCaagttatatttataattttatatggtAAGCTGCTTGGCCAAGATCATTTTAGTGAAATATAATGTTAGCCTAACATTGAATATAAGTTGGAAGGATATGCCTCCAACTAAAAATAACATATGGCAAAGGACTCTCTACTCGCCCTAACAGTTCCTGCAGTTAGGAGAGAAGCTGACTGGCAATCCATCATTAATGTGCCAAATAAATGACTATTTTATACTTCCCAGCTCCTCTAACAGTTGCTAGCAAAAATATGGGGGCTAACTTTAGATCATAGTAATGTTTGAAAAGTAACCCCAAAATTGGGCCACATCCATGAAttttggacaattgaaacaagttgCATCCTTACCTTAGAAACAGCCCCAGCGGACATTCCCACCTCATTATCCACGTCCTCATTTGGATTGCTAGTAGTGCACTCATTTGGATTGCCATTGTCAGCAAGGTTGTCCCGTTTCTGGTTTATTTCCTTTGGCACAATAGTTTCTCCAGGTTGGGTTGAAGGACCTATTTGCACTTTATGTACCTCGCCAAGAGAAGCAGAAAAACTAGTACCAAGATCCAGTGATTTCTGCATTAGCCCCTTAAAAGCCTCTGTGTCAGTTGGGGAATTAAAAATTAATAGGTCATTAGAATCTGATATCAAACTCTCCCAATCACAATCTGTTGCTTCTTTCTTCTGCTCAGCCTGGTATACCCTTTGTAGATGCATTTCACGTTCAGGTGAACATTTTCGAGAGATGCCAGCCAATTCTGACGAGCAATCAATTTGGGGACCACAACGAGGTGTTGGATCATATTCCGGGCTCCCACAACCATAATTTAACCTCCGTGGCAGCTCAACTGCAAATCTCAGATCTTCAGTAGGAGGTTCCACAGAAACTTCTCCAATAGACGCCCCTGGATTAAAATTTTCCTGTAGCTCAGCTGAGTTATCATACAACTGAGCAACATCCAAAGCTGTCCCTTCATCACGGCTGACTTTATTTCCATTTTCAGATGAGAACTCAGATTTTGAGGGATCTGAGTAGTGATGCCTGAAAATTAGAGAGTATGAAGTTTTTGGAATAGTTTATGGTACATATGAATGACCAACAAATACAGTCGATTACCTTCTTAAAAACCTAGATTCCTTGTTAGAGCTAAGATGGGGAGAAGTGAAAATTGACGGAAGAGATCCAAAACTAAGTGAATGTAATGCCTGAGTAATGTGTACCGACTTTACTGGCTTGATTGGAGAAAGACTATTGATGTAGTTGAAGATAGGGGAATCCTGCACCAGTAACAGAGATTTTTCTAAGATGAGGGAATAAAGATTGTTATATTCTCAAAAAATTAACTTCATCTACCTACAATTAACAGTATGATCTAAATCAAAGGCTACTAAGAACAAGAAATATCAAAAAGAGTgccaaaaaaataagaaaaagacgatggaaaaatacaaccagcaacaTTTTTACCCCAAACGCTGATAAGATGAGTATTAAGCACAATAAATGCTCGAACAAAAAGAAtccaaaaattaatatattaactgCACAATCCAGGGGCATAAAATTTCgggtaaaaaatataaattttaattttcaaaactaAACACGAGGCAGCAGTTAGACAACCAGTAAACGTTCAGCAGCCCCTACAAACTGAAAGAAGACCATTaattaggaaaaagaaaaaggataAACGTAAGGTAACTTAAATGTGTTATTCACAAAAAAAAACAAGGGTAATTTCAATGTTTGCAGCAGAATTTGTAACTTTAGATTGGAAAAAATAACGTATTGATGAATCAAAATAtaacccccccaaaaaaaaaaaaccgaaTCCTGTTGCATTGAACACCATGAGCAAATAACAAATGAATTTCGTTAAATGCTTGTAAGGAGGAAAAGTATTTTTTCACAGGAAAAGTATAAACTAAGATCTCAAACATGAGGAGTTAGTTCAAATTTTCAGTCAACCAGCAACTGAAGAGACCTGAGGTGGATAATTCGACAAACGTCACACATGCACCCAGAGCTTGAAAAGCACAAGAACCCAGAAGCCAGAATGCAATGATTGCACTTCAACTACAGATCTGTTCCGTTTTGAACTGAAATTTACACGCAGAAAACTAAGTTCGTGAAACTACGAAGCAGACACCTAATTTAAGAAACAGCATCTTGATCCGAGAAAACCAAGGTAAGTGAACCCACTCAGAACCAAAATTAAGCACAATTACACAATAGAAACAGTTAAAACTCAAGTCAAACATCAAATCCACCAATCGTAAACAGCAAAGGGAAACCCAATTCACCGCAGAAGAAATTCAAAAGCCAAAATGGAGGAAATAATCAGAAGAAGAGAAGCAAAATGACACGGTGACGACCTCGAATTTAGAAAGGGAAGTGGTGATCTGGGTCTTCTCAGGGGTGTCCATGTCGAGGGAAGAAGCAGCAACACATAGCTAGCAAGTAAATTCTGTGGTCAGAGAGCAACCATAGTCGATAAAAGTGTTTAGCATCGACTTTCTTCGAATGTCACAATCTAAAGAGAGAGAGTGAGATTCTCTCtctaaagaaaggaaatagagaaAAAAGAAGATAGAGATAGAAGAagacgaagaagaagaagaagaagaagaagcgggAAGGCGGGATGATGTGGATTTTCTCGTGGGGATAACCCCAAATGACCCACCATCGCCAACCCCACACTCAACAACTGTATTATATATGCCATTTGTGATTTGTGTCACCTCCATTAAAACTGCCGCTCACCTTTTGCTTTAAAAAAGTAACGTACTCTTTTCTTTACTCCTCTGATTTCcttctctcttcttttttctttttcttttccaattTACAGAGCACTCGTTGCTTCTATTTACTCCACTGCCAAAATCATACTCAATAAATTATACCAAACCTTCaccaaaattaaataaataaataaatatcaaaaaattaaaagtaaataaatattttataatttaatcctTGATattcaataaattataatttaattattttactttttaaataAGATATCACaaaagaaaatattattaaaaaatgactCAAATATGACATTCTATCATATATTATAATTGTACTAATATCATTCGCATTCAATTATTATTACTACCATATCAatctaataattataataataataattataagatcgagtacttattattattttaaaaatttaaattaataataaaaaagtaattttaattttGTAGTAACGTAAAATATCATGGATTAAAAAAATTTGTACAAAATACTAGCCCATTAAATTAtgtcaacaacaataataattccTATCACAACTAATTAACGTGGATTTTGTGCATTGCAATATGGCATCTCACGTTCTTGTATTgaatgtgtgacgccacaccaaataaaatacaacaaattgGAGCATATGTGATTTCACGGATCACCCGTGACTCTTAAAGACGTAATATAATTAACATCTACATTTATccccttggattttaatgtttcattttcttcttctatttaCCTTTATGACCCTTGTTTGGTCATCTGAAATTTGCAACCCACTAGGCTATTTTAGACAAAACACCCGAAACGGtccaaaatatataaataaataattccaTCGTGGGTGACGTGCAGCGATTTCGATTTTGCCGCGCAAATATTTCAAAAGGTAGGTTATACGGTAGGTTTGAGGTCCACCAAAACTGATAGACCTTAACTAACACTGCGCCCTTTTCAACAACATCTCAAGTTTTAACCTTTCGATTAGCATCTAACCAAATACATCAACGAGCTTTATCATCAAAATTAGTAAAACCTCACTCACAAAATTATTGCAAATAATTCCCTGTAAGGAAGCAAACATCAACCGAGGACATTATATGAGTTTGTTGGGCATTCACATCAAAGTGTAAATCCCTTTTCTGTCTCCATCACCTACTCTTAGTTATGTTGTCTTATTGTACCGGATAAGTTTGgtatcacaattaaattttgataattaattaTTCAACCTCACTATTTACTCATtcgtaattaataaaataatattttattgtatAAGGTTGTCACGTGAGATACCGTGCCTTAAATTAAGTAGAGTGAATGTAAGCAGGCAAGTGCAAAGGACTAAGACAGTGCAGACTAGAaataatgatatataaataaataaaaataaaaataatttattgttCTTTCCCAACTCCCCACATTCTCTGGAATATGAAGTTGATGCCCGAATCATAGTGTCGACTGTCCATACTAACATGCGCCAAACATAACACTTAAACACTCATTTCTTTTCACATTCAACATTTGCCAAAAAAACAAAGCGATTAGCTTTAATTACGCTGCATATGGGTAGATGGATttgtgttgattatataattaagGGGTTATGATAATACTTAATTTGTAATGTCGTTATGTCAGATTGGAGATGAATAGATAATTGGAGTTTAGTTGACCAATTATTAAAGGAGCTTatttaatgatttttttaatttaggaTTATGCTCTTGCAATTTGGAAGTGATCAAAAGAAAAGTCACGGTTTACAGTAATATGAGTACAAGTGTAATGATAGGATACGTTTAACATGCAACATTTTTTTTAATgtgtttaattataaaaattttaaaataattaattattttattaatcatgTTTGATAATTATTTCTCCAACTCTAGGCTCTACCAAACAACTGGCCTTAATGTAACATTTATTGCCTCGCCTAACGGGCCATTCATAGAAAAAACCTTTTTCTTTCTTGGTGGTTTGTGGGATTTTGTGGGTTCTTGAAGGTTTTGGATTTTTGGGCGTCATGTTGCTAAAGGAAGTTTCCTAGTTCACTAACATACGAGGCCATcgcccaccaccaccaccaccagcctgCCTGCCTCTTCATTTGGAATTTTAGCTGCATAGCCacacacacagagagagagagagagagaggagataaTAAATAAAGAGGTGATTTTGAATCCAAATTAGCGAGATGGGTTGCATTTGAAGGTTGTTGAGGTTTTATCTTTGAAGAATCTATCTAGTCCCATTATGGACCATATTCTCATCTTATCACAAACACACATGTCAACAGTGGTCTCAAACTGATAAGAGATCCCATTTAATCAGGTAAGCTTTTATTTCaactataatattttattagggTGTTTGATTCACTGTTAGATGTAACTGATAACTAATAAACATTTAAATATAtggtttataaaatatttattattagtcATCAGTTACCAATTATCCACTATTAGTTATGTCTGACAATTAAATcaacttaaatttaaaatattttaaatttatgaattttctttaaagacgaataaaataaaaaaaaagttactTAAATTCAATTATATTATCAAAGTTATTAAAATTACAGTTTATTCGACTTCTTTTGATCAATAATGAAAATGATTGATATATGCCTACATTCAACATTTAATTGCAATTTATTCAATTATATTCAACTcttgattgattttttttttaattaaaattatcttATATCC
The Hevea brasiliensis isolate MT/VB/25A 57/8 chromosome 15, ASM3005281v1, whole genome shotgun sequence genome window above contains:
- the LOC110632788 gene encoding protein tesmin/TSO1-like CXC 2 isoform X1, whose protein sequence is MDTPEKTQITTSLSKFEDSPIFNYINSLSPIKPVKSVHITQALHSLSFGSLPSIFTSPHLSSNKESRFLRRHHYSDPSKSEFSSENGNKVSRDEGTALDVAQLYDNSAELQENFNPGASIGEVSVEPPTEDLRFAVELPRRLNYGCGSPEYDPTPRCGPQIDCSSELAGISRKCSPEREMHLQRVYQAEQKKEATDCDWESLISDSNDLLIFNSPTDTEAFKGLMQKSLDLGTSFSASLGEVHKVQIGPSTQPGETIVPKEINQKRDNLADNGNPNECTTSNPNEDVDNEVGMSAGAVSKAVSILHRGIRRRCLDFETAAARRKNLGDSSNLTTSVGGQSDEKIASIDKRFVPFKPGSDSSRCVLPGIGLHLNALAITSKDSKNVKHETLSSGISVPSTVAPFPSQNSGQELNESLSLASTDIDIDPTENEAPFVEDVPQASACLVTEEFNHSSAKKKRRKLEGESEACKRCNCKKSKCLKLYCECFAAGVYCIEPCSCQECFNKPIHEDTVLSTRKQIESRNPLAFAPKVIRSSETATEVGDESSKTPASARHKRGCNCKKSSCLKKYCECYQGGVGCSINCRCEGCKNAFGRKDGSAPAEIEAEAETEDETEGHEKSGVDKISQKTEIQNNEEQNPNSALPMTPLAFCRARQLLQPPFSSKSKPPRSFLSIGSSSGLYTSQKYGKPNILRPQPKFETQVQTIHDDDMPEILRGNYSPSNGIKTSPNSKRVSPPHSILGSSPAQRSGRKLILQSIPSFPSLTPQH
- the LOC110632788 gene encoding protein tesmin/TSO1-like CXC 2 isoform X2 → MDTPEKTQITTSLSKFEDSPIFNYINSLSPIKPVKSVHITQALHSLSFGSLPSIFTSPHLSSNKESRFLRRHHYSDPSKSEFSSENGNKVSRDEGTALDVAQLYDNSAELQENFNPGASIGEVSVEPPTEDLRFAVELPRRLNYGCGSPEYDPTPRCGPQIDCSSELAGISRKCSPEREMHLQRVYQAEQKKEATDCDWESLISDSNDLLIFNSPTDTEAFKGLMQKSLDLGTSFSASLGEVHKVQIGPSTQPGETIVPKEINQKRDNLADNGNPNECTTSNPNEDVDNEVGMSAGAVSKAVSILHRGIRRRCLDFETAAARRKNLGDSSNLTTSVGGQSDEKIASIDKRFVPFKPGSDSSRCVLPGIGLHLNALAITSKDSKNVKHETLSSGISVPSTVAPFPSQNSGQELNESLSLASTDIDIDPTENEAPFVEDVPQASACLVTEEFNHSSAKKKRRKLEGESEACKRCNCKKSKCLKLYCECFAAGVYCIEPCSCQECFNKPIHEDTVLSTRKQIESRNPLAFAPKVIRSSETATEDESSKTPASARHKRGCNCKKSSCLKKYCECYQGGVGCSINCRCEGCKNAFGRKDGSAPAEIEAEAETEDETEGHEKSGVDKISQKTEIQNNEEQNPNSALPMTPLAFCRARQLLQPPFSSKSKPPRSFLSIGSSSGLYTSQKYGKPNILRPQPKFETQVQTIHDDDMPEILRGNYSPSNGIKTSPNSKRVSPPHSILGSSPAQRSGRKLILQSIPSFPSLTPQH